Proteins co-encoded in one Streptomyces roseochromogenus subsp. oscitans DS 12.976 genomic window:
- a CDS encoding immune inhibitor A domain-containing protein produces MTSRSWTFRAAAIGVTLAAASATFATFAVAEASTQARPAAVDRHDPAPVKQRAHDLDGPLSKTQEAQRREALNQLISGKAKAQERNGSKVVQLKSRKGKDKYVELSREKTDKIFTILVEFGDKTDPKYGGTPGPLHNTIAAPDRKNDNSTAWQQDYGQKHYQDLYFGTGNKTESLKKYYEKQSSGRYSVNGEVSDWVKVPYNEARYGNNACGQTNCPSVWNVVSDGLNAWVAQQKAAGKSDADIKKDLAQYDQWDRYDYDHDGDFNEPDGYIDHFQIVHAGEDESAGGGAQGKDAIWAHRWYAFGTDSGSTGPANNKLGGAQVGDTGIWVGDYTIQPENGGLGVFAHEYGHDLGLPDEYDTAGGDNSTGFWTLMSSGSWLGTGKESIGDLPGDMNAWDKLQLGWLNYDTAKAGTQSTHKLGVAEYNTWDKQALLVTLPDKAVTTTITEPAQGAAQWWSGSGNDLKNTLTRSVDLTGRSSAKLDLDGWWATEDGYDFVYTEVSTDGGANWTALDGTADGQAIPRDGSGKPALTGFSQTHKKLLYALDAYAGKKIDLRFRYATDSGVAENGFTADEITLTADGTPLFSDNAETQDAGWTANGFSRIGASFTKDYKQYYIAENRQYVSYDKTLKTGPYNFGSAGRPGWVEHYPYQNGLLIWKWDTSQADNNTNSANGHPGSGLILPIDSHPQALKWSDGTLLRNRVQAYDSPFSLYGTDGITLHRADVPTVIKASKGVPVFDDHTSTYYDPANPTGGVKVTDTNTKIAIVKEARDGSTILLKIGPAVK; encoded by the coding sequence GTGACCAGCAGATCCTGGACGTTCAGAGCGGCCGCGATCGGCGTGACGCTCGCGGCGGCCTCCGCCACGTTCGCCACCTTCGCCGTCGCGGAAGCGAGCACCCAGGCCCGGCCCGCGGCGGTCGACCGGCACGACCCGGCTCCGGTGAAGCAGCGGGCGCACGACCTCGACGGCCCGCTCAGCAAGACCCAGGAAGCCCAGCGCCGGGAGGCGCTGAACCAGCTCATATCGGGCAAGGCCAAGGCCCAGGAGCGCAACGGCTCCAAGGTGGTCCAGCTCAAGAGCCGCAAGGGCAAGGACAAGTACGTCGAGCTGAGCCGCGAGAAGACCGACAAGATCTTCACGATCCTGGTGGAGTTCGGGGACAAGACCGACCCCAAGTACGGTGGCACGCCCGGCCCGCTGCACAACACCATCGCCGCGCCGGACCGCAAGAACGACAACTCCACTGCCTGGCAGCAGGACTACGGCCAGAAGCACTACCAGGACCTCTACTTCGGCACCGGCAACAAGACCGAGTCGCTGAAGAAGTACTACGAGAAGCAGTCCTCGGGCCGCTACTCGGTGAACGGCGAGGTCTCGGACTGGGTCAAGGTCCCCTACAACGAGGCCCGTTACGGCAACAACGCCTGCGGTCAGACCAACTGCCCCAGCGTGTGGAACGTGGTCAGCGACGGCCTGAACGCCTGGGTCGCGCAGCAGAAGGCGGCCGGCAAGTCGGACGCCGACATCAAGAAGGACCTCGCCCAGTACGACCAGTGGGACCGCTACGACTACGACCACGACGGCGACTTCAACGAGCCGGACGGCTATATCGACCACTTCCAGATCGTGCACGCCGGTGAGGACGAGTCCGCGGGCGGCGGCGCGCAGGGCAAGGACGCGATCTGGGCCCACCGCTGGTACGCCTTCGGCACCGACTCGGGCAGCACCGGTCCCGCGAACAACAAGCTGGGCGGCGCCCAGGTCGGTGACACCGGCATCTGGGTCGGCGACTACACCATCCAGCCGGAGAACGGCGGCCTCGGCGTCTTCGCCCACGAGTACGGCCACGACCTCGGCCTGCCCGACGAGTACGACACCGCCGGCGGCGACAACTCCACCGGTTTCTGGACCCTGATGTCCTCCGGCTCCTGGCTCGGTACCGGCAAGGAGTCCATCGGCGATCTGCCGGGCGACATGAACGCCTGGGACAAGCTGCAGCTCGGCTGGCTGAACTACGACACAGCGAAGGCCGGTACCCAGTCCACGCACAAGCTGGGCGTCGCCGAGTACAACACCTGGGACAAGCAGGCCCTCCTGGTCACCCTGCCGGACAAGGCGGTCACCACGACCATCACCGAGCCGGCCCAGGGGGCGGCCCAGTGGTGGAGCGGCAGCGGCAACGACCTCAAGAACACGCTGACCCGCTCCGTGGACCTCACCGGCAGGTCCTCGGCGAAGCTGGACCTGGACGGCTGGTGGGCCACCGAGGACGGCTACGACTTCGTCTACACCGAGGTGTCGACCGACGGTGGCGCCAACTGGACCGCCCTGGACGGCACGGCGGACGGCCAGGCCATCCCGCGGGACGGCAGCGGCAAGCCGGCGCTGACCGGCTTCTCGCAGACGCACAAGAAACTGTTGTACGCGCTCGACGCCTACGCGGGCAAGAAGATCGACCTGCGCTTCCGCTACGCCACCGACAGCGGGGTCGCGGAGAACGGCTTCACAGCCGACGAGATCACCCTGACCGCCGACGGTACGCCGCTCTTCTCGGACAACGCCGAGACGCAGGACGCCGGTTGGACCGCGAACGGCTTCTCCCGCATCGGCGCGTCCTTCACCAAGGACTACAAGCAGTACTACATCGCCGAGAACCGGCAGTACGTGTCCTACGACAAGACGCTCAAGACCGGCCCGTACAACTTCGGTTCGGCGGGGCGGCCCGGCTGGGTGGAGCACTACCCGTACCAGAACGGCCTGTTGATCTGGAAGTGGGACACCTCCCAGGCGGACAACAACACCAACAGCGCGAACGGCCACCCGGGTTCCGGTCTGATCCTGCCGATCGACTCGCACCCGCAGGCGCTGAAGTGGTCGGACGGCACCCTGCTGCGCAACCGCGTGCAGGCCTACGACTCCCCGTTCAGCCTCTACGGCACGGACGGCATCACGCTGCACCGGGCGGACGTACCGACGGTGATCAAGGCGTCGAAGGGGGTGCCGGTCTTCGACGACCACACCAGCACCTACTACGACCCGGCGAACCCCACCGGGGGCGTGAAGGTCACTGACACCAACACCAAGATCGCGATCGTCAAGGAGGCCAGGGACGGCTCGACGATCTTGCTCAAGATTGGTCCAGCGGTGAAGTAA
- a CDS encoding MoaD/ThiS family protein: MAIEVRIPTILRQYTDGQKAVEGSGDTLAALFADLETRHAGIRARIVEGEQLRRFVNVYLNDEDVRFLDGINTKLSDGDNVTILPAVAGGSAAASAASGRDGGRATGGPARIGR, from the coding sequence ATGGCCATCGAGGTCCGCATCCCCACCATCCTCCGCCAGTACACCGACGGTCAGAAGGCGGTGGAGGGCAGCGGTGACACCCTCGCCGCGCTGTTCGCCGACCTCGAGACCCGGCACGCGGGCATCCGGGCCCGGATCGTGGAGGGCGAGCAGCTGCGCCGCTTCGTGAACGTCTACCTGAACGACGAGGACGTCCGCTTCCTGGACGGCATCAACACCAAGCTGTCCGACGGCGACAACGTGACGATCCTGCCGGCCGTGGCCGGAGGATCTGCCGCGGCGTCAGCCGCGTCCGGCCGGGATGGTGGCCGGGCGACGGGCGGGCCTGCGCGGATCGGTCGCTGA
- a CDS encoding putative Ig domain-containing protein has translation MRESRLSKRRRSLRRLLAVSFPALTLTVAGLVAAPTAGAQTAAAHPHGTKVTQNNKALTAPERQTYHSTGKAGQKVPTTHLCATAEPGHASCFAQRRTDIKQRLASALAAAAPSGLSPANLHSAYNLPTTGGSGMTVAIVDAYNDPNAESDLGTYRSTYGLSSCTKANGCFKQVSQTGSTTSLPTNDTGWAGEEMLDIDMVSAVCPNCNIILVEANSATDSDLGTAENEAVALGAKFISNSWGGSESSAQTGEDTQYFKHPGVAITVSSGDSAYGAEYPATSQYVTAVGGTALTTASNSRGWSESVWHTSSTEGTGSGCSAYDPKPSWQTDSGCSNRMEADVSAVADPATGVAVYDTYGGSGWAVYGGTSASSPIMASVYALAGTPGSGDYPAKYPYQHTGNLYDVTSGNNGSCSPSYFCTAGTGYDGPTGWGTPNGTAAFTAGSSSGNTVTVTNPGSQSTTAGGSVSLQINATDSAGAALTYSASGLPTGLSINSSTGLISGTASTAGTYQVTVTAKDSTGASGSTSFTWTVGSGGGGCTSSQLLANPGFESGNTGWTATSGVITNGTGEAAHSGSYYAWLDGYGSSHTDTLSQSVTIPAGCKATLSFYLHIDTAETTTSTAYDKLTVTAGSTTLASYSNLNANSGYAQKTFDLSSLAGQTVTLKFNGVEDSSLQTSFVVDDTALTTS, from the coding sequence ATGCGTGAGTCACGCCTGAGCAAGCGGAGACGGAGCCTGCGAAGACTCCTCGCCGTCTCCTTCCCCGCTCTCACCCTCACCGTCGCCGGGCTCGTCGCGGCACCGACCGCCGGCGCCCAGACCGCCGCGGCCCACCCCCACGGCACCAAGGTCACGCAGAACAACAAAGCGCTGACCGCACCCGAGCGGCAGACCTACCACTCCACCGGCAAGGCCGGCCAGAAGGTGCCCACGACGCACCTGTGCGCCACCGCCGAGCCGGGCCACGCGTCCTGCTTCGCCCAGCGCCGCACCGACATCAAGCAGCGCCTCGCCTCGGCGCTCGCCGCCGCGGCACCCTCCGGCCTCTCCCCGGCCAACCTGCACAGCGCCTACAACCTGCCCACCACGGGCGGTTCCGGCATGACCGTCGCCATCGTCGACGCCTACAACGACCCCAACGCCGAGTCGGACCTGGGCACTTACCGCTCCACCTACGGCCTGTCGTCCTGCACCAAGGCCAACGGCTGCTTCAAGCAGGTCAGCCAGACCGGCTCCACCACCTCGCTGCCGACCAACGACACCGGCTGGGCCGGTGAAGAGATGCTCGACATCGACATGGTCAGCGCGGTCTGCCCGAACTGCAACATCATCCTGGTCGAGGCCAACTCCGCCACCGACTCCGACCTCGGCACCGCCGAGAACGAGGCCGTCGCGCTGGGCGCCAAGTTCATCTCCAACAGCTGGGGCGGCTCCGAGTCCTCCGCCCAGACCGGCGAAGACACCCAGTACTTCAAGCACCCGGGCGTCGCGATCACCGTCTCCTCCGGTGACTCCGCCTACGGCGCCGAGTACCCGGCGACCTCCCAGTACGTGACCGCCGTCGGCGGCACCGCGCTCACCACCGCCTCCAACTCCCGCGGCTGGAGCGAGTCGGTGTGGCACACCAGCTCCACCGAGGGCACCGGCTCCGGCTGCTCCGCCTACGACCCGAAGCCGAGCTGGCAGACCGACAGCGGCTGCTCCAACCGCATGGAGGCCGACGTCTCCGCGGTCGCCGACCCGGCCACCGGCGTCGCGGTCTACGACACCTACGGCGGCTCCGGCTGGGCGGTCTACGGCGGCACCAGCGCCTCCTCGCCGATCATGGCCTCGGTCTACGCCCTCGCGGGCACCCCGGGCTCCGGCGACTACCCGGCGAAGTACCCCTACCAGCACACCGGCAACCTGTACGACGTCACCAGCGGCAACAACGGCAGCTGCTCCCCGTCGTACTTCTGCACCGCGGGCACCGGCTACGACGGCCCGACCGGCTGGGGCACCCCGAACGGCACCGCCGCCTTCACCGCCGGCTCCAGCAGCGGCAACACGGTGACCGTCACCAACCCCGGCAGCCAGTCCACCACCGCGGGCGGCTCGGTCAGCCTGCAGATCAACGCCACCGACAGCGCGGGCGCGGCCCTCACCTACAGCGCCTCCGGCCTGCCGACCGGGCTGTCCATCAACAGCTCCACCGGCCTGATCTCCGGCACCGCCTCCACCGCGGGCACCTACCAGGTCACGGTCACCGCGAAGGACTCCACCGGCGCCTCCGGCTCGACCTCCTTCACCTGGACCGTCGGCTCCGGCGGTGGCGGCTGCACCTCGTCCCAGCTGCTGGCCAACCCCGGCTTCGAGTCGGGCAACACCGGCTGGACCGCGACCAGCGGCGTGATCACCAACGGCACCGGTGAGGCGGCGCACAGCGGCTCGTACTACGCCTGGCTCGACGGCTACGGCTCCTCGCACACCGACACGCTGTCCCAGTCGGTGACGATCCCGGCCGGCTGCAAGGCCACGCTCAGCTTCTACCTGCACATCGACACCGCGGAGACCACCACCAGCACCGCGTACGACAAGCTGACGGTGACCGCCGGTTCGACGACCCTCGCGTCGTACTCGAACCTCAACGCCAACTCCGGGTACGCGCAGAAGACCTTCGACCTGTCCTCGCTGGCGGGCCAGACGGTCACCCTGAAGTTCAACGGCGTCGAGGACTCCTCGCTGCAGACCAGCTTCGTCGTGGACGACACCGCCCTGACGACCAGCTGA
- a CDS encoding amino acid permease, producing MTSSQVDQLRDGNEAAPAADSEGGEGYQRGLGSRQIQMIAIGGAIGTGLFLGAGKGISKAGPSLILAYAVAGLVIFLIMRALGELLMYRPVSGSFSEYAREFIGPFAGFVTGWTYWLFWVVTGITEVTAAAAYMTYWFDVPQWVSALIFTIVLYGANLISVKLFGELEFWFSMVKVTAIIGMILICVGILTIGFSDAGKTASVSHLWNDGGFFPHGIGSTLMTLQMVMFAFLAVELVGVTAGESKDPKKVLPKAINTVPWRIAVFYVGALIMILSVVPWTEFHPGVSPFVAAFQKMGLSVGAGIVNFVVLTAALSSCNSGMYSTGRMLRDLALNSQGPKAFTKLTRSGTPLVGTTFSAALMLVGVWINYQWPGKAFDYVVSFATISGMWAWIVILLCQIRYRFKANRGLLPKSEFPAPGAPYTSIFALAFLFMVIVLMGIDKDARVSLYCAPLWAAILLVSYWVLKRRNPEAAAFSKR from the coding sequence ATGACCTCATCGCAGGTCGACCAGCTTCGCGACGGCAATGAGGCCGCGCCGGCCGCGGACAGCGAGGGCGGCGAGGGGTATCAGCGCGGGCTCGGGTCCCGGCAGATCCAGATGATCGCCATCGGCGGTGCCATCGGCACCGGCCTGTTCCTCGGCGCGGGCAAGGGCATTTCCAAGGCCGGCCCCAGCCTGATCCTGGCGTACGCCGTCGCGGGCCTCGTGATCTTCCTGATCATGCGGGCTCTCGGCGAGCTGCTGATGTACCGCCCGGTGTCGGGTTCGTTCTCCGAGTACGCGCGCGAGTTCATCGGCCCCTTCGCGGGCTTCGTCACCGGCTGGACGTACTGGCTGTTCTGGGTGGTCACCGGCATCACCGAGGTCACGGCCGCGGCCGCCTACATGACGTACTGGTTCGACGTCCCGCAGTGGGTCTCGGCCCTGATCTTCACGATCGTGCTGTACGGCGCCAACCTGATCTCCGTGAAGCTCTTCGGTGAGCTGGAGTTCTGGTTCTCCATGGTCAAGGTCACCGCGATCATCGGCATGATCCTGATCTGCGTCGGCATCCTGACGATCGGCTTCTCGGACGCGGGCAAGACCGCCTCGGTCAGCCATCTGTGGAACGACGGCGGCTTCTTCCCGCACGGCATCGGCAGCACGCTGATGACCCTGCAGATGGTCATGTTCGCCTTCCTCGCCGTCGAGCTGGTCGGTGTCACCGCGGGCGAGTCCAAGGACCCCAAGAAGGTGCTGCCGAAGGCGATCAACACCGTGCCGTGGCGCATCGCCGTCTTCTACGTCGGCGCGCTGATCATGATCCTGTCGGTCGTGCCGTGGACCGAGTTCCACCCGGGTGTGAGCCCCTTCGTGGCCGCCTTCCAGAAGATGGGCCTGTCCGTCGGCGCCGGCATCGTGAACTTCGTCGTCCTCACGGCCGCGTTGTCCTCCTGCAACTCCGGCATGTACTCCACCGGCCGCATGCTGCGTGACCTGGCGCTCAACAGCCAGGGCCCGAAGGCCTTCACCAAGCTGACCCGCAGCGGCACCCCGCTCGTCGGCACGACGTTCTCCGCCGCGCTGATGCTCGTCGGCGTCTGGATCAACTACCAGTGGCCGGGCAAGGCATTCGACTACGTGGTGTCCTTCGCGACCATCTCCGGCATGTGGGCCTGGATCGTCATCCTGCTCTGCCAGATCCGCTACCGGTTCAAGGCGAACCGCGGGCTGCTGCCGAAGAGCGAGTTCCCCGCGCCGGGAGCGCCGTACACGAGCATCTTCGCGCTGGCGTTCCTCTTCATGGTGATCGTGCTCATGGGTATCGACAAGGACGCCCGGGTCTCGCTGTACTGTGCTCCGCTGTGGGCCGCGATTCTCCTCGTCTCCTACTGGGTGCTCAAGCGCCGCAACCCGGAGGCCGCGGCCTTCAGCAAGCGCTGA
- a CDS encoding PLP-dependent cysteine synthase family protein, with product MRYDSPLAAVGNTPLVRLPRLSPSADVRIWAKLEDRNPTGSVKDRPALHMIEQAEKDGRLTPGCTILEPTSGNTGISLAMAAKLKGYRMVCVMPENTSQERRDLLGMWGAEIISSPAAGGSNTAVRVAKELAAEHPDWVMLYQYGNPDNAGAHYATTGPEILADLPSITHFVAGLGTTGTLMGVGRYLREHRPGIQIVAAEPRYDDLVYGLRNLDEGFVPELYDASVLTSRFSVGSADAVTRTRELLQQEGIFAGVSTGAALHAAIGVGRKAVKAGESADIVFIVADGGWKYLSTGVYTAATTEEAIETLQGQLWA from the coding sequence ATGCGCTACGACTCCCCGCTGGCCGCGGTGGGCAACACCCCGCTGGTGCGCCTGCCACGGCTCTCGCCGTCCGCCGACGTCCGGATCTGGGCCAAGCTGGAGGACCGCAATCCCACCGGCTCGGTCAAGGACCGCCCCGCGCTGCACATGATCGAGCAGGCGGAGAAGGACGGCCGGCTCACCCCGGGCTGCACGATCCTGGAGCCCACCTCCGGCAACACCGGCATCTCCCTCGCCATGGCGGCCAAGCTCAAGGGCTACCGCATGGTGTGTGTGATGCCGGAGAACACCTCGCAGGAGCGCCGGGATCTGCTCGGCATGTGGGGCGCGGAGATCATCTCCTCGCCGGCCGCGGGCGGCTCCAACACCGCCGTGCGCGTGGCGAAGGAGCTGGCCGCAGAGCACCCCGACTGGGTGATGCTCTACCAGTACGGCAACCCGGACAACGCGGGCGCCCACTACGCCACCACCGGCCCCGAGATCCTTGCCGACCTGCCCTCCATCACCCACTTCGTGGCGGGCCTCGGCACCACCGGCACCTTGATGGGTGTCGGCCGCTATCTGCGCGAGCACCGGCCGGGCATCCAGATCGTCGCCGCCGAGCCGCGCTACGACGACCTGGTGTACGGCCTCAGGAACCTCGACGAGGGCTTCGTGCCGGAGCTGTACGACGCCTCCGTGCTGACCTCCCGCTTCTCCGTCGGCTCGGCCGACGCGGTCACCCGCACCCGTGAACTCCTGCAGCAGGAGGGCATCTTCGCGGGCGTCTCGACCGGCGCCGCCCTGCACGCGGCGATCGGCGTGGGCAGGAAGGCGGTCAAGGCGGGGGAGAGCGCTGACATCGTCTTCATCGTGGCCGACGGCGGCTGGAAGTACCTGTCCACCGGCGTCTACACGGCGGCCACCACTGAGGAGGCCATCGAGACGCTGCAGGGCCAGCTCTGGGCGTAA
- a CDS encoding Mov34/MPN/PAD-1 family protein, which translates to MLTITQALVDQIVAHARKDHPDEACGVVAGPAGSDRPERFIPMLNAAMSPTFYEFDSGDLLKLYRELDDRDEDPVVIYHSHTATEAYPSRTDISYANEPGAHYVLVSTADTDGLGDFQFRSFRIVDGEVTEEEVKVVEAY; encoded by the coding sequence ATGCTGACCATCACCCAGGCCCTCGTCGACCAGATCGTCGCCCACGCGCGCAAGGATCACCCCGACGAGGCGTGCGGCGTCGTGGCGGGCCCGGCGGGCTCGGACCGCCCCGAGCGCTTCATCCCCATGCTGAACGCGGCGATGTCCCCGACGTTCTACGAGTTCGACTCGGGCGACCTGCTCAAGCTCTACCGCGAACTGGACGACCGCGACGAGGACCCGGTGGTCATCTACCACTCCCACACCGCCACCGAGGCCTACCCCTCGCGCACCGACATCTCCTACGCCAACGAGCCCGGCGCGCACTACGTCCTCGTCTCCACCGCCGACACCGACGGCCTCGGCGATTTCCAGTTCCGCTCCTTCCGGATCGTGGACGGTGAGGTCACCGAGGAGGAGGTCAAGGTCGTGGAGGCCTACTGA
- a CDS encoding nicotinate phosphoribosyltransferase, which translates to MNTADLGLPVDVPSTALFTDQYELTMLRAALKAGTAERRSVFEVFTRRLPNGRRYGVVAGTGRVLDAVENFRFDAGVLGFLREQKIVDEETLTWLAGYRFSGDIWGYPEGEVYFPGSPIMRVEGTFAECVLLETVILSILNHDSAIAAAASRMASAAGDRPLIEMGARRTHELAAVAASRAAYVGGFATTSDLAAGFRYGIPTVGTSAHAFTLLHDRERDAFQAQVDTLGRNTTLLVDTYDVAEAVRTAVEVAGPELGAVRIDSGDLLLVAHRVRQQLDELGAAHTKIVVTSDLDEYAIASLAAAPVDAYGVGTQLVTGSGHPTCSMVYKLVARAESGDAEAPLVPVAKKSSGGKTSIGGRKWAARRLDEDGVAEAEVVGTGPVPAQLADRQLLVELIKGGDVIAREPLDVPRDRHIAARANLPLSATQLSRGEPVIPTEYVTGRSGS; encoded by the coding sequence ATGAACACAGCGGACCTTGGGCTGCCGGTGGATGTTCCCTCGACGGCGCTCTTCACGGACCAGTACGAGCTGACGATGTTGCGGGCCGCGCTGAAGGCCGGTACGGCCGAACGGCGGAGCGTGTTCGAGGTCTTCACCCGGCGGCTGCCGAACGGGCGCCGTTACGGCGTGGTCGCCGGCACCGGGCGTGTCCTGGACGCGGTGGAGAACTTCCGCTTCGACGCGGGCGTCCTCGGCTTCCTGCGCGAGCAGAAGATCGTCGACGAGGAGACCCTGACATGGCTCGCCGGCTATCGCTTCAGCGGGGACATCTGGGGCTACCCCGAGGGCGAGGTCTACTTCCCCGGCTCGCCGATCATGCGGGTCGAGGGCACCTTCGCCGAGTGCGTGCTCCTGGAGACGGTCATCCTCTCCATCCTCAACCACGACTCCGCGATCGCCGCGGCCGCCTCCCGCATGGCCTCGGCCGCCGGGGACCGGCCGCTGATCGAGATGGGTGCCCGCCGCACCCATGAGCTGGCGGCGGTGGCCGCGTCCCGGGCCGCGTACGTCGGCGGCTTCGCGACCACCTCCGACCTGGCGGCCGGCTTCCGCTACGGCATCCCCACCGTCGGCACCTCGGCCCACGCCTTCACCCTGCTGCACGACCGCGAGCGGGACGCCTTCCAGGCCCAGGTCGACACCCTCGGCCGGAACACCACGCTGCTCGTGGACACCTACGACGTCGCCGAGGCCGTTCGTACGGCGGTGGAGGTGGCCGGCCCCGAGCTGGGCGCGGTCCGCATCGACTCCGGCGACCTGCTGCTCGTGGCACACCGGGTGCGGCAGCAGCTGGACGAGCTGGGCGCGGCCCACACGAAGATCGTCGTGACCTCCGACCTGGACGAATACGCGATCGCCTCCCTCGCCGCCGCCCCGGTGGACGCGTACGGTGTCGGCACCCAGCTGGTCACCGGCTCCGGGCACCCGACCTGTTCCATGGTCTACAAGCTGGTCGCCCGCGCCGAGTCCGGCGACGCCGAGGCGCCGCTGGTACCGGTCGCGAAGAAGTCCAGCGGCGGGAAGACCTCCATCGGGGGCCGCAAGTGGGCGGCGCGCCGGCTGGACGAGGACGGGGTGGCGGAGGCCGAGGTCGTGGGCACCGGCCCGGTGCCGGCTCAGCTGGCCGACCGCCAGCTGCTGGTCGAGCTGATCAAGGGCGGTGACGTGATCGCCCGTGAACCACTGGACGTCCCCCGGGACCGCCACATCGCGGCCCGGGCGAATCTCCCGCTCTCCGCTACCCAGCTCTCCCGAGGGGAACCCGTGATTCCGACGGAGTACGTCACCGGGCGCTCGGGTAGCTAG
- a CDS encoding DUF2017 domain-containing protein produces the protein MPGHFEPLPGGGAAVALDDVEISIIRSLAVQLLELIGPGPGADSPQDPLAELFAEGPSEPPADPVLHRLFPDAYSDPEKAPDSPADAEERRAHSAEFRRYTENDLRAGKRENALAVIRALDALSPVDEGGAVLKLAPEESRRWLSALNDLRLAIGTRLEITDEDDTDLLYRLPDEDPRKPMVMAYLWLGGLQETLVGTLMP, from the coding sequence ATGCCCGGACATTTCGAACCGCTCCCCGGCGGCGGCGCGGCCGTCGCACTCGACGACGTCGAGATCTCCATCATCCGGTCGCTGGCCGTCCAGCTCCTGGAGCTGATCGGCCCCGGCCCCGGCGCCGACTCCCCTCAGGACCCACTCGCCGAGCTGTTCGCGGAGGGCCCGAGCGAGCCGCCCGCCGACCCGGTGCTGCACCGGCTCTTCCCGGACGCCTACAGCGACCCGGAGAAGGCCCCGGACTCGCCCGCCGACGCCGAGGAGCGGCGGGCCCACTCCGCCGAGTTCCGCCGCTACACCGAGAACGACCTCAGGGCCGGCAAGCGCGAGAACGCGCTCGCGGTGATCCGCGCCCTGGACGCGCTCTCCCCGGTGGACGAGGGCGGGGCGGTGCTGAAGCTGGCCCCGGAGGAGTCCCGGCGATGGCTCAGCGCCCTCAACGACCTGCGGCTCGCGATCGGCACCCGGCTGGAGATCACCGACGAGGACGACACCGATCTGCTCTACCGGCTCCCCGACGAGGACCCGCGCAAGCCGATGGTGATGGCCTATCTGTGGCTGGGCGGGCTCCAGGAGACCCTGGTCGGCACCCTGATGCCATAA
- the clpS gene encoding ATP-dependent Clp protease adapter ClpS, with protein sequence MGTVTSPAPVEIERTESAEEVFAVPEPDVPWVTIVHNDPVNLMSYVTYVFQTYFGYSKDKATKLMLDVHHKGRAVVSSGTREEMERDVQAMHGYGLWATLQQDRK encoded by the coding sequence ATGGGCACCGTGACGTCACCCGCGCCCGTAGAGATCGAACGCACCGAGTCGGCGGAGGAGGTCTTCGCCGTACCCGAGCCCGACGTCCCCTGGGTCACGATCGTGCACAACGACCCGGTCAACCTCATGAGCTATGTGACCTACGTCTTCCAGACGTACTTCGGCTACTCCAAGGACAAGGCCACCAAGCTCATGCTCGACGTCCACCACAAAGGCCGGGCGGTCGTCTCCAGCGGGACCCGCGAGGAGATGGAGCGCGACGTGCAGGCCATGCACGGCTACGGTCTGTGGGCCACCCTCCAGCAGGACCGGAAGTAG
- a CDS encoding putative leader peptide: MVLNDVSEKAPGMLLVARLHVDLCRLNSAIC; this comes from the coding sequence ATGGTTCTGAACGACGTGAGCGAGAAGGCGCCGGGCATGCTGCTCGTGGCGCGGCTGCACGTCGACCTGTGCAGGCTGAACAGCGCCATCTGTTGA
- a CDS encoding nicotinamidase, which translates to MRRALIVVDVQNDFCEGGSLAVAGGADVAAAITELIGQAGGTGYRHVVATRDHHIAPGGHFADDPDFVHSWPAHCVAGTEGVGFHPNFAPAVASGAIDAVFDKGAYSAAYSGFEGTDENGVPLADWLRARHIDEVDVAGIATDHCVRATALDAAREGFRTQVLLDLTAGVAPETTERALEEMRAAGVELTGKPVVSG; encoded by the coding sequence ATGCGCCGCGCCTTGATCGTCGTAGATGTGCAGAACGACTTCTGCGAGGGGGGCAGCCTCGCGGTGGCCGGGGGTGCGGACGTGGCCGCCGCGATCACGGAACTGATCGGCCAGGCGGGGGGCACCGGATACCGTCATGTGGTGGCCACCCGGGACCACCACATCGCCCCCGGCGGCCACTTCGCCGACGACCCCGACTTCGTCCACTCCTGGCCCGCGCACTGTGTCGCGGGCACGGAGGGCGTCGGCTTCCACCCGAACTTCGCCCCCGCCGTCGCCTCGGGTGCCATCGACGCCGTCTTCGACAAGGGCGCGTACTCGGCCGCCTACAGCGGCTTCGAGGGCACCGACGAGAACGGCGTCCCCCTGGCCGACTGGCTCCGCGCCCGCCACATCGACGAGGTCGACGTGGCGGGCATAGCCACCGACCACTGCGTACGCGCCACCGCCCTGGACGCCGCGAGAGAGGGCTTCCGCACCCAGGTCCTGCTGGACCTCACGGCGGGGGTCGCCCCGGAGACGACGGAGCGGGCGTTGGAGGAAATGCGGGCAGCCGGGGTGGAACTCACGGGCAAGCCCGTGGTCAGCGGCTAG